A region of Vigna radiata var. radiata cultivar VC1973A chromosome 10, Vradiata_ver6, whole genome shotgun sequence DNA encodes the following proteins:
- the LOC106774777 gene encoding 3-oxo-Delta(4,5)-steroid 5-beta-reductase: MVSVWEEGSASRVPHMAMATTEETNHVAIIFGVTGLVGRELARRLLLLEPSWKVYGIARKPETPPTLISPRYHFISCNLLNPLETQKKLSALQDVTHVFWVTWASQFQLETQESWDQNKAMMSNALNSMLSIAKSLKHVSLQTGTKHYVSLHPPFDEEKLHCYCYHEEFPRMSRSLNFYYALEDLLIEKLSGKVCWSVHRPGLLLGSSVRSTYNFMGSLCVYGAICKHLRLPFVFGGTRKCWEEAYIDGSDARLVADQHIWAATNSDIISSNGQAFNSINGPTFTWKEVWPIVGKKLGVQVPQDMLVENFWFSKAMVGKQNVWEEIVEENGLVHTTVENMANWEFLDALFRLPFKLLGSRDKVDGLGFGERYKTLNSIMYWIDFMRDEKLIP, encoded by the coding sequence ATGGTTTCAGTTTGGGAAGAAGGGTCAGCATCTAGAGTCCCCCATATGGCAATGGCAACCACAGAGGAGACAAACCATGTTGCTATCATCTTTGGGGTCACTGGACTTGTTGGGAGAGAGTTGGCTAGGAGGTTGCTACTCTTGGAACCTTCTTGGAAGGTTTATGGTATAGCTAGAAAGCCTGAAACACCACCAACCCTTATAAGCCCTCGTTACCATTTCATCTCTTGCAATTTGCTCAACCCTTTGGAGACCCAGAAGAAGCTGTCTGCTTTACAAGATGTGACTCATGTGTTCTGGGTCACATGGGCTAGCCAGTTCCAATTAGAGACTCAGGAAAGTTGGGACCAGAACAAGGCTATGATGTCCAATGCTTTGAACTCTATGCTCTCAATAGCCAAGAGTCTAAAGCATGTTTCCCTTCAGACAGGAACTAAGCACTATGTGTCACTGCATCCCCCCTTTGATGAAGAGAAGCTCCATTGTTACTGCTACCATGAAGAGTTTCCCAGAATGAGCAGATCCCTTAATTTCTACTATGCCCTGGAAGATTTGCTCATTGAGAAACTCAGTGGTAAGGTGTGTTGGTCTGTGCATAGGCCTGGTTTATTGTTGGGTAGTTCTGTCAGATCAACTTATAACTTCATGGGGAGCTTGTGTGTTTATGGGGCTATTTGTAAACATTTAAGGCTACCTTTTGTGTTTGGGGGGACAAGAAAATGCTGGGAGGAGGCTTATATTGATGGATCAGATGCTAGGCTTGTAGCTGATCAGCACATTTGGGCAGCAACAAACAGTGACATAATTTCCAGCAATGGCCAAGCCTTCAACTCAATCAATGGTCCAACTTTCACTTGGAAAGAGGTTTGGCCAATTGTTGGGAAGAAATTGGGAGTGCAGGTTCCGCAAGACATGCTTGTGGAAAACTTTTGGTTTTCAAAAGCCATGGTTGGGAAGCAGAACGTTTGGGAAGAGATTGTGGAAGAAAACGGGTTGGTTCATACAACTGTGGAAAATATGGCCAACTGGGAGTTTTTAGATGCCTTGTTTCGTTTACCTTTCAAACTCTTGGGGAGCCGAGACAAAGTTGATGGACTTGGTTTTGGTGAACGGTATAAGACATTGAATTCAATAATGTATTGGATTGATTTCATGAGAGATGAGAAGCTGATTCCCTAG